One window of Dyadobacter sandarakinus genomic DNA carries:
- a CDS encoding T9SS type A sorting domain-containing protein: MKRAALFQNALRAIRYFRKNPQTYPISYVPAAYGPSYRRFRSVLLVIGILVSLRLSAQQTSLACNDDMEWTSATFPGLTATSSISPSGAATTNSSINGTTNLTDADLSNSAVITLTANKTGLCTIANTAQATLTVNQGNNAYNLGNYVGFITSTDLSAFTSVRIVALTADGTEVSATSSPIISNVGGGRYQVGFVTSGTGTFTQIRLVLSLNTPLLDCSMSQTVAVYNAFQVKYCPVSTYNCNTATRLDLFNSSLTTTSSGGNLVQLLVTGGVVDEVSTLTPGTTDYTRVVQLLTSLGEKWFQVRDNVKTYPAGTYAGFEISRESLLGLDLLGSITIQARLNGVVVDSESGAGLLLGGDLLAASSRNTVGFTSDAQFNEIRIVFAGTNVGVGETRIYNAVFQNFCEGSTLACNTPTRITSTAYPLALSVINSGLSGAACVGCSIQNQSNAIDADLTNAATLNVTGTVGAIGSLSVRKELASYPAGTFAGFDISNTGLLGLDLLSSISIRTYENGILREAKLGGSGLVNVGLVQGDRQTVGFLATQPFDEVQISVQQLVGVALGPTLVYGPVIQSFCNDAVLECNVPANLTVPANSVFVNAEHTGVDALVCGACTISNTQAVVDGTLSSDFATLVLGASVGSNGEFAVKNAITNYPAGYYAGFDIQTASLLNVNALGGLRIRLYLDGVETPASVSPGYTGTGLLVGASLLSGSNRQIVGVVSENPFDEVHIEFANTIAANLGTIQIYNTVIQPLCNLNPITCGTIRTLVSPNQPVVVESSRTGLQGAVCALCAVQNAGNVVTADPTDFARIAVAAGVLNTGSVSVKNGIVDYLGGSTVGFAIRDLQNLIQADLFGSITLSTYLNGALQQQASGSSLLNLQVVIPIINAGAGVYYVSFTPTLPFDEVRLTLGSLASVLNQIQVYSAFVKPFAPGCSTPVLAFNPIPNRAYIASVYNGQSPISVASYSGTGAVYSAVAGTDYNRLPPGLTMNPATGVITGVPTGPAGTYTFMVEVRDADNQLIGQRLYNIGIESALPVRLVSFTATQEGPATLASWSTSEEIRSDYFDLERSENGKVWTRVGSKSAGGTSKTVRNYSLSDLRPLSGNNYYRLKMVDTDGSYAYSHIEHVYFDASEQAPLYPNPITRSENLRLNISDWSNVSMVRIVSTTGKEVFSARQVPADGIRTQDLTAGIYLVQVIRKEGAISTYKFVKQ; encoded by the coding sequence ATGAAAAGAGCCGCTCTATTTCAGAATGCGCTGCGTGCTATCCGCTATTTTAGGAAAAATCCGCAGACGTACCCAATCAGTTATGTTCCTGCTGCGTACGGACCGTCTTACCGCAGGTTCCGGTCCGTACTCCTCGTAATCGGAATTTTAGTCAGTCTGCGCCTTTCGGCCCAGCAAACTTCACTCGCCTGTAATGATGATATGGAGTGGACAAGTGCGACATTCCCGGGATTAACTGCCACAAGCAGCATTTCTCCCAGCGGTGCCGCCACTACCAACAGTTCCATTAATGGCACGACAAACCTCACCGATGCCGATCTCAGCAACAGTGCTGTAATTACCCTGACAGCCAACAAAACAGGTCTTTGTACCATAGCCAATACAGCGCAGGCCACGCTTACTGTTAATCAGGGAAATAATGCATATAATCTTGGAAATTATGTGGGGTTTATCACTTCCACGGACCTGAGTGCCTTCACATCTGTCAGGATCGTTGCATTGACTGCGGATGGAACAGAGGTGTCCGCGACATCTTCTCCTATTATTTCCAACGTGGGAGGCGGCCGGTATCAGGTAGGCTTCGTTACTTCCGGTACAGGCACTTTTACACAAATAAGGCTTGTACTTTCGCTGAATACCCCGCTTCTTGATTGCAGCATGAGCCAGACTGTGGCGGTCTACAATGCATTTCAGGTCAAGTACTGCCCGGTAAGCACCTACAATTGTAACACAGCCACGAGACTTGATCTCTTCAACAGCAGCCTTACTACCACCAGCAGCGGCGGTAACCTGGTACAATTGCTGGTAACCGGAGGGGTTGTGGACGAAGTGTCCACGCTTACTCCCGGTACAACGGACTACACGCGGGTGGTGCAGCTCCTGACTTCCCTGGGTGAAAAGTGGTTTCAGGTCAGGGATAACGTAAAAACCTATCCCGCCGGAACCTATGCAGGCTTTGAGATCAGCAGGGAAAGTTTGCTGGGCCTCGACCTGCTGGGCAGCATTACCATCCAGGCACGCCTGAATGGTGTCGTGGTCGACTCGGAATCAGGAGCGGGCTTGCTGCTGGGCGGGGATCTGCTGGCTGCATCCAGCAGGAATACCGTTGGGTTTACCTCGGATGCGCAATTCAATGAAATCCGTATCGTATTTGCCGGCACCAATGTAGGCGTGGGAGAGACCCGGATCTATAATGCTGTCTTTCAAAACTTCTGTGAAGGAAGTACTCTGGCTTGCAACACACCCACGCGCATCACTTCTACAGCCTATCCGCTGGCATTGAGCGTGATCAACAGTGGGCTGTCCGGTGCTGCCTGTGTAGGTTGCAGTATCCAGAATCAGAGCAACGCCATAGATGCCGACCTGACCAATGCAGCTACCCTTAATGTTACGGGTACGGTGGGAGCAATCGGTTCCTTGTCGGTCAGGAAAGAGCTTGCAAGCTATCCGGCCGGTACATTTGCAGGTTTTGATATTTCAAATACCGGCTTGCTGGGGCTTGATCTGCTGTCCAGCATCTCGATCCGCACCTATGAAAATGGAATCCTGCGCGAGGCGAAGCTGGGTGGATCGGGGCTTGTGAACGTAGGCCTTGTACAGGGTGACCGGCAGACGGTTGGCTTCCTGGCAACCCAGCCTTTTGATGAAGTACAGATCAGTGTGCAGCAGCTCGTAGGGGTAGCATTAGGACCAACACTGGTTTACGGACCTGTCATCCAGAGTTTCTGTAACGATGCCGTGCTGGAATGTAACGTACCGGCCAATCTTACGGTACCCGCCAATTCGGTGTTTGTCAATGCGGAACATACCGGCGTGGATGCGCTCGTATGCGGTGCCTGTACCATCAGCAATACCCAGGCCGTGGTTGACGGGACTTTGTCCAGCGACTTTGCCACTTTGGTACTGGGCGCGTCGGTAGGAAGCAACGGAGAATTTGCCGTGAAAAATGCCATTACCAACTATCCTGCGGGATACTATGCCGGATTTGACATTCAAACCGCGAGCCTGCTAAATGTAAATGCCCTGGGTGGGCTGCGGATCAGGCTGTACCTGGATGGCGTTGAAACGCCTGCATCCGTCAGTCCGGGCTATACGGGCACGGGCCTGCTGGTTGGAGCAAGCCTGTTGTCAGGTTCCAACAGGCAGATTGTGGGTGTAGTTTCCGAAAATCCTTTTGACGAAGTCCACATTGAATTCGCTAATACCATTGCTGCAAACCTGGGTACGATCCAGATATACAATACAGTTATTCAGCCGCTCTGTAACCTCAATCCGATCACATGCGGCACGATCCGCACGCTTGTATCTCCCAATCAGCCCGTCGTGGTTGAAAGTTCGAGAACAGGTTTGCAGGGAGCTGTATGTGCATTGTGCGCAGTACAAAATGCAGGTAATGTGGTTACGGCTGACCCTACGGATTTTGCGCGCATTGCAGTGGCGGCGGGTGTACTTAATACCGGGTCTGTATCGGTTAAAAACGGGATTGTCGATTACCTGGGCGGCTCAACTGTGGGCTTCGCCATCCGGGATCTACAGAATCTGATTCAGGCCGATCTTTTTGGATCCATCACATTGTCCACTTATCTGAACGGAGCTTTACAGCAGCAGGCTTCAGGCTCTTCGCTGCTGAACCTGCAGGTCGTTATCCCGATCATCAATGCGGGTGCAGGAGTATACTATGTAAGTTTTACGCCTACGCTTCCCTTTGATGAAGTACGCCTTACCCTGGGCTCGCTGGCCTCCGTGCTCAATCAAATTCAGGTATACAGTGCATTTGTAAAACCATTTGCTCCCGGCTGCAGCACACCTGTACTCGCATTTAATCCAATACCAAACAGGGCCTACATTGCATCCGTTTACAATGGTCAGTCACCCATATCGGTGGCCTCTTATTCGGGAACAGGAGCTGTTTACAGCGCAGTAGCAGGTACCGATTACAACCGCCTGCCACCAGGACTTACCATGAACCCGGCAACCGGAGTGATCACAGGCGTGCCTACGGGGCCGGCCGGTACTTACACCTTTATGGTGGAGGTACGCGACGCCGATAACCAGTTAATTGGTCAGCGCCTGTATAATATTGGCATTGAGAGTGCGCTGCCGGTGCGTCTTGTAAGCTTTACGGCCACCCAGGAGGGCCCGGCAACACTGGCAAGCTGGTCAACTTCCGAGGAAATACGCAGCGACTATTTTGATCTTGAAAGAAGCGAAAACGGTAAGGTATGGACCAGAGTCGGCAGTAAAAGTGCGGGCGGTACCAGCAAGACGGTCAGGAACTATTCTCTTTCCGACCTCAGACCACTTAGCGGCAACAATTACTACCGCCTCAAAATGGTGGATACCGACGGAAGTTATGCTTACAGCCACATCGAGCATGTTTACTTCGATGCCAGCGAGCAGGCTCCATTATACCCGAACCCAATTACCCGGTCTGAAAACCTGAGGCTGAACATCAGCGACTGGAGTAATGTAAGCATGGTTCGTATTGTGAGTACCACGGGTAAGGAAGTATTCTCAGCCCGGCAAGTTCCTGCTGATGGAATTCGGACGCAGGACCTGACGGCCGGCATATACTTGGTGCAGGTGATCCGCAAAGAAGGAGCAATAAGTACTTACAAGTTTGTAAAACAGTAA
- a CDS encoding replication-associated recombination protein A, producing the protein MNIATAPLAERLRPRTLDDFVGQEKLLGPNGPLRRAIMQNTIPSMIFWGPPGVGKTTLALLIAETTKRQFYNLSAISSGVKDLREVLSRPTGLFPAILFIDEIHRYNKSQQDALLGAVEKGQVTLIGATTENPSFEVNSALLSRCQVYILEAFGEKDLRELVDRALKKDNWLKEKKIDFKSYDALFRLSGGDGRKLLNLLELIVLGKGEASEIEITDEWVTQVAQQNIARYDKSGEQHYDIISAFIKSLRGSDPNGAVYWMARMIVAGEDPAFIARRMLIMASEDIGNANPTAVIMANACMQAVNVIGYPECRIILSQVAIYLATSPKSNASYLAIGEAMEAAQRTAHLPVPLHLRNAPSKLMKEIGYGKDYKYAHDFDGNFAKQNFLPDEIKGTKFFEPGHNAREEELKKKLQHWWGDWYNY; encoded by the coding sequence ATGAACATTGCAACTGCTCCACTGGCCGAACGCCTGAGACCCCGTACACTGGACGACTTTGTAGGGCAGGAGAAACTGCTGGGCCCCAATGGTCCGCTGCGCCGGGCTATTATGCAGAATACGATCCCTTCCATGATTTTCTGGGGACCGCCGGGAGTGGGTAAAACCACCCTCGCCCTGCTCATCGCCGAAACCACCAAAAGGCAGTTCTATAATCTGAGTGCCATCAGTTCGGGTGTGAAGGACTTACGGGAAGTGCTTTCGCGGCCTACCGGGCTCTTTCCGGCGATCCTGTTTATTGATGAAATTCACCGGTACAATAAAAGCCAGCAGGATGCCCTGCTGGGCGCAGTAGAAAAAGGCCAGGTAACCCTGATCGGCGCCACCACCGAGAATCCCTCCTTTGAAGTAAACTCCGCCTTGCTCTCACGATGCCAGGTGTATATCCTGGAAGCTTTCGGAGAAAAAGACCTGCGGGAGCTTGTGGACCGCGCCTTGAAAAAAGACAATTGGTTGAAGGAGAAAAAAATTGACTTCAAATCCTATGATGCATTGTTCCGGCTGTCGGGTGGGGATGGCCGCAAGCTCCTCAACCTGCTCGAACTGATCGTGCTCGGAAAGGGTGAAGCTTCCGAGATTGAAATTACAGACGAGTGGGTGACACAGGTTGCGCAGCAAAATATAGCGCGGTACGATAAGTCGGGTGAGCAGCATTACGATATCATCTCTGCATTTATCAAGTCGCTGCGGGGCAGTGACCCCAATGGAGCCGTATACTGGATGGCGCGTATGATTGTGGCCGGGGAAGATCCTGCGTTTATTGCCCGGCGTATGCTCATTATGGCGTCCGAAGACATCGGGAATGCAAACCCGACTGCCGTGATTATGGCCAATGCATGCATGCAGGCTGTCAATGTGATCGGCTATCCCGAGTGCCGGATCATTCTTTCACAGGTGGCTATTTACCTGGCAACGTCCCCCAAGAGCAATGCGAGTTACCTGGCTATCGGTGAGGCGATGGAAGCTGCCCAGCGTACGGCTCATCTGCCGGTACCGCTGCATTTACGCAATGCTCCCAGCAAGCTCATGAAGGAAATCGGGTACGGAAAGGATTACAAGTACGCGCACGACTTTGACGGAAATTTTGCGAAGCAAAACTTTTTGCCGGACGAAATCAAGGGAACAAAGTTTTTTGAACCGGGCCACAATGCCCGGGAGGAAGAGTTGAAAAAGAAGCTGCAACACTGGTGGGGCGACTGGTATAATTACTGA